A portion of the Neorhodopirellula lusitana genome contains these proteins:
- a CDS encoding heavy metal translocating P-type ATPase codes for MSCCGSDLQNPESTNEQFDQKESRRASADVIALIIAGFIAGNSTLATLVVNVSDMSDTTRGIFQTGLLVSSILVALLLSPQLARNLATNFRRQAISVDLLFMLGCFGAMVFSLIGYVRGTGSVYFEVFSILLVIYCLGSWVKRRTQRRVWTSLDAWSPKTHWCRVVNHDGELSGRVVAEVKPGDLVLVSAGTMIPVDGVVQEGEAFVREAAITGEPHVRSVAPGDEVFASAVSIDAPLRIEATKPGDDRLIDRVTSVVDAARKAPSRWQTQADRIATWFTPLVATAALVTFAVWSFAIGPSAALMIALSVLLVACPCAFGFATPVSIWVTLSRLASRSMVVQRADVIERLAAIDTVVFDKTGTLTVLKPELAQLIVHGEQPFSTDTILGMAKSIELHSHHPIATVFLDTSGKVYPTLDSQAIPAVGVRGMVQIGDSKHEVEVGRLSRLHRPCCDKVFLQEIEHARQPGQQAIAIRVDGDLIAAAMVQEATIDTLADGLEQLRELRVEVKVFSGDHGQRVERLGIADAIGGMSPEDKAAQVGMLSASGRRVLFIGDGVNDASAMSHAAASISVADGSAIAQDASDIVWHGHDLRNVASALTIARRSVSRLRRALYFAITYNTIGMLIAASGWLHPVVAVLLMLGSSLTVVLHAADMNWESEAILEPVAIKKSATQTMQALPTPPPAVVQINMPVEAGS; via the coding sequence ATGTTTCCGATATGTCCGACACGACACGAGGCATCTTTCAAACGGGTTTGCTCGTTTCCTCGATCCTCGTCGCCTTGTTGTTGTCACCGCAATTGGCTCGCAACCTCGCCACCAACTTTCGCCGTCAAGCGATCTCAGTGGACTTGCTATTCATGCTGGGTTGTTTTGGGGCGATGGTGTTTTCGCTAATTGGCTATGTCCGTGGCACTGGATCAGTCTACTTTGAGGTGTTTAGCATCCTGTTGGTGATTTATTGTCTTGGATCATGGGTGAAACGGCGGACCCAACGCAGGGTATGGACGAGTTTGGACGCATGGTCGCCAAAGACTCACTGGTGTCGGGTGGTGAACCACGATGGAGAACTTAGCGGACGCGTGGTTGCTGAAGTTAAACCGGGCGATCTCGTTCTCGTTTCCGCCGGCACGATGATTCCGGTCGACGGTGTCGTGCAAGAAGGCGAAGCTTTTGTCCGAGAAGCGGCGATCACGGGCGAGCCTCATGTTCGTAGCGTTGCCCCTGGCGACGAGGTTTTTGCGTCCGCTGTTTCAATTGATGCACCGCTGCGAATCGAAGCCACCAAGCCCGGCGACGATCGATTGATTGACCGTGTTACATCGGTCGTTGATGCGGCTCGCAAAGCTCCCAGTCGTTGGCAAACCCAAGCCGATCGGATTGCCACCTGGTTCACGCCACTGGTGGCCACCGCCGCGTTGGTGACTTTTGCAGTCTGGAGCTTTGCGATCGGGCCATCCGCAGCCTTGATGATTGCCTTGTCGGTGCTGCTGGTTGCTTGTCCATGTGCTTTCGGCTTTGCGACTCCGGTTTCGATCTGGGTCACGCTCTCCCGTTTGGCTTCACGCTCGATGGTCGTGCAACGCGCCGATGTAATCGAACGCTTGGCCGCGATTGATACCGTTGTGTTTGATAAGACGGGAACCTTGACAGTACTGAAACCCGAATTGGCTCAGTTGATCGTCCATGGCGAGCAGCCATTCTCGACCGACACGATACTCGGAATGGCGAAGTCGATCGAACTGCATTCACACCATCCGATTGCAACCGTGTTTCTTGACACCAGCGGAAAGGTTTATCCGACGCTCGACAGCCAAGCGATTCCCGCAGTGGGCGTTCGAGGCATGGTGCAAATCGGCGACTCCAAACACGAGGTCGAAGTCGGTCGTCTCAGTCGGCTGCATCGACCCTGTTGCGACAAGGTATTCTTGCAAGAGATCGAACACGCCCGGCAACCTGGACAACAAGCTATCGCCATCCGGGTCGATGGTGACTTGATCGCTGCCGCAATGGTACAAGAAGCGACGATTGACACGCTTGCCGATGGTTTGGAACAGCTACGTGAACTTCGCGTGGAGGTCAAAGTATTCTCAGGAGACCATGGGCAGCGTGTTGAGCGACTTGGCATTGCCGACGCAATCGGTGGAATGTCACCGGAAGACAAAGCCGCACAGGTTGGCATGCTTTCCGCTTCGGGACGCCGTGTTTTGTTCATTGGCGATGGCGTGAACGATGCGTCGGCCATGAGCCACGCTGCGGCGTCCATTTCGGTCGCTGATGGATCCGCGATCGCACAAGACGCATCAGACATCGTTTGGCACGGGCATGATTTACGGAACGTTGCGAGTGCACTCACGATCGCCCGACGCAGTGTCTCGCGATTACGTCGAGCACTGTACTTCGCGATCACTTACAACACGATCGGTATGCTGATTGCTGCCTCGGGATGGTTGCATCCGGTGGTCGCCGTTTTGCTCATGCTAGGATCAAGCCTGACGGTGGTGCTGCACGCTGCCGACATGAACTGGGAAAGCGAGGCGATCTTAGAACCTGTGGCAATCAAAAAGTCAGCAACTCAAACGATGCAAGCATTGCCAACGCCACCGCCAGCGGTAGTTCAAATCAACATGCCCGTTGAAGCTGGAAGTTAG